From Amycolatopsis sp. cg9, one genomic window encodes:
- a CDS encoding dihydrofolate reductase family protein, whose protein sequence is MTDRKVTANLSLTLDGRYHGPAGPADMGAIVTYAMTDVARRHLTRIWEGATTAVLGRRNAEGFLGFWPAVAADENADPRDRGYAKWLVDVEKVVFSTTLTEAPWERTRLVNAPAADVVAELKAAGSGEILVNSSASVIKAVLEADLLDRLYLMICPEIAGGGPRLFDDGLPASKWRLTHHETGELGETAVVYDRVR, encoded by the coding sequence ATGACCGACCGCAAGGTGACCGCGAACCTGAGCCTCACCCTCGACGGCCGCTACCACGGCCCCGCCGGGCCCGCCGACATGGGCGCGATCGTCACGTACGCGATGACCGACGTCGCGCGCCGCCACCTCACCCGCATCTGGGAAGGGGCGACGACGGCGGTGCTCGGCCGCCGCAACGCCGAGGGCTTCCTCGGCTTCTGGCCGGCCGTGGCCGCGGACGAGAACGCCGACCCGCGCGACCGCGGCTACGCGAAGTGGCTGGTGGACGTGGAAAAGGTGGTCTTCTCGACCACGCTGACCGAGGCCCCGTGGGAGCGCACCCGCCTGGTGAACGCCCCGGCCGCGGACGTCGTCGCCGAGCTCAAGGCCGCGGGATCGGGCGAGATCCTGGTCAACAGCAGCGCGAGCGTCATCAAGGCGGTGCTCGAAGCCGACCTGCTCGACCGCCTGTACCTGATGATCTGCCCGGAAATCGCGGGTGGCGGCCCCCGGCTGTTCGACGACGGCCTGCCCGCGTCGAAGTGGCGGCTGACCCACCACGAAACGGGCGAGCTGGGGGAGACGGCGGTGGTCTACGACCGCGTGCGCTGA
- a CDS encoding metalloregulator ArsR/SmtB family transcription factor, with protein MDGIAAALGDAARWRIVELLAERPRSVGELAELTGLRQPQTTKHLQTLARAGLVAVFPLGQRRVYALEAEPLAAFADRLRELAEATAGHAGDRDVVARYRAAIEADSAAADRDRWADGREFAFDRSLAVPRETVWRYWTDPDLLASWWVPAPLTITDCVLEPRPGGRAVVAYRDADGEYRSEGRVRAAEEPGHLAFDLAVAGPASFTGHYDLVLTEEPGGTRLRLGLRITATTPEAVPAIAGIETGWGQVLDNLTAVLTEKG; from the coding sequence ATGGACGGGATCGCTGCAGCACTCGGGGACGCCGCGCGGTGGCGCATCGTCGAGCTCCTGGCCGAGCGCCCCCGCTCGGTCGGCGAGCTCGCCGAGCTGACCGGCCTGCGGCAGCCGCAGACCACCAAGCACCTGCAGACCCTCGCCCGGGCCGGCCTCGTCGCCGTCTTCCCGCTGGGGCAGCGCCGCGTCTACGCCCTCGAGGCGGAGCCGCTCGCCGCCTTCGCGGACCGGCTGCGGGAGCTGGCCGAGGCCACGGCGGGCCACGCGGGCGACCGGGACGTCGTCGCGCGCTACCGGGCGGCCATCGAGGCGGACTCCGCGGCCGCGGACCGGGACCGCTGGGCGGACGGGCGCGAGTTCGCGTTCGACCGCTCGCTGGCCGTGCCGCGCGAGACCGTCTGGCGGTATTGGACCGACCCGGACCTGCTGGCGTCCTGGTGGGTCCCGGCGCCGCTGACGATCACCGACTGCGTCCTCGAGCCGCGGCCGGGCGGGCGGGCCGTGGTCGCCTACCGCGACGCCGACGGCGAATACCGCTCCGAAGGGCGGGTCCGGGCCGCCGAGGAACCCGGGCACCTCGCGTTCGACCTCGCGGTGGCGGGCCCGGCTTCGTTCACCGGCCACTACGACCTGGTGCTCACCGAAGAACCCGGGGGCACCCGGCTGCGCCTCGGCCTGCGCATCACCGCCACGACCCCCGAGGCCGTCCCCGCCATCGCCGGCATCGAAACCGGCTGGGGCCAGGTCCTCGACAACCTCACCGCCGTACTCACCGAGAAGGGCTGA